Proteins co-encoded in one Leucobacter exalbidus genomic window:
- a CDS encoding META domain-containing protein, translating to MRLSNSQTPSKRFALRTVLAASALVALTLTGCSSSSGDVTGSWGDAETQGQPALELGTDGKLSGTDGCNRLMGDYTEKDGGVEFGQIASTMMFCEGVDTWLGKAATATVSGDKMTVLDKDGAEIGTLKRSEG from the coding sequence ATGCGCCTCAGTAACTCACAGACCCCGTCCAAGCGTTTCGCCCTTCGCACCGTGCTCGCCGCTTCGGCACTCGTAGCGCTCACGCTCACCGGCTGCTCGTCGTCAAGCGGCGACGTCACCGGCAGCTGGGGCGACGCCGAGACACAGGGCCAGCCCGCTCTCGAGCTCGGCACCGACGGCAAGCTTTCGGGCACCGACGGCTGCAACCGCCTCATGGGTGACTACACCGAAAAGGATGGCGGCGTGGAGTTCGGTCAGATCGCCTCCACCATGATGTTCTGCGAAGGCGTCGACACCTGGCTCGGCAAAGCAGCCACCGCCACCGTTTCTGGTGACAAGATGACGGTGCTCGATAAAGACGGTGCCGAGATTGGCACACTGAAGCGTTCAGAGGGCTAA